A segment of the Cohnella algarum genome:
CGGCTGGGACATGAAATGGGTGGGCTTTGCCAACTACGCCGAAATTTTCTCGCGCCCGGACATTTTCGGAACGTTCAAAAACAACGCTTATTATTTCGTCGGAGGACTCGTTCAGACGGCGGTCGCGCTCTATTTTGCCGTCATTTTGAGCGGCCGTCTCAAGGGGCGGAACTTTTTTCGCGCGAGTCTGTTTCTGCCTTACGTCCTGCACGGCACGGCGATCGTCATCATGTTCCGGGCGCTGTACCATGCCGAATACGGATCGTTGAACCTGCTGCTCGGCGAAGTCGGCTTGGCCGGCTGGCAGCGAATGTGGCTCGGGGACCCGGCGCTCGTCAACGTATCGCTCGCCTTCATTTCCGTCTGGAAGTACATGGGGCTGAATATGGTCATTTTTATCGGGGCGCTGCAATCGATCCCGCACGACTATTACGAAGCCGCGAAAATCGATGGGGCGTCGTCCTGGCAAACGTTCCGTTTCGTCACGTTCCCGTCCATCCGGCGCGTCGTCGAGCTGATGATGATTTTGACGCTGACCGGCGCGCTCGAAGCGTTCGAAATTCCGTACATCATGATGCTCGGCGCCAACGATACGTCCACCTTCGTCATTTCCACGCTCGATATGGCGTTCAAGTTTCAAAAGGCGGGGCTGGCCTCCGCGATGGCGATCGTGCTGCTGATCATGGTCGTCCTCGTGATCGCGGCGCAGCGGAAATTGTTGTTCCGGGAGGAGAAATAGGATGGTTCGCACCCCCGCATGGATACGGGCGCTTCAATACGCGACGCTGATCGTCGGCCTGTTTATCGTCTTTTTTCCGATTTATTCGGTATTCGTCGGTTCGTTCAAAACGCAGGTCGAATATTACCAGTCCGGCCTCCGGCTGCCCGAAAGCTTCCTGAACTTCGATAACTTCGCGAAGGTGTACGAGGTCGGCAAGCTCGGGCTCGGCTTTAAAAACATTTTGATCATCCTGGTCGTCGCCGTCGCCGGAAACGTGCTGCTCGGCACGATGACGGCTTACGCGCTCGGCCGTTTCGAATTCAAGCTGCGCAAGCCGATCATGGGCATGTATTTGATCGCGCAGATCATCCCGGCCATTACGACCCAGGTGGCGACGTTCAGCGTCATCCAGGCGCTGGGCGCCTACAACCGCCTGTCCGCTCCCATCTTGCTGTATATCGGCGCGGATGTGCTGCAAATCGTCATTTATCTCCAGTACATCAACAGCATCCCGAAGGATTTGGACGAAAGCGCGATGATCGAAGGAGCCTCTTTGTTTCGCATTTACCGCTCGATCATTTTTCCGCTGCTCGGTCCCGCGACCGCGACGCTCGTCATCCTCAAAACGATTCAAATCTACAACGACTTTTATACGCCCTATTTGTATATGCCCAGCCAGAAGCTTCGCGTCGTCTCGACGGCGATCTATTCGTTCGTCGGCCCGAACGCCGCGCAAATCAACGTGATTTCCGCCGGCATTCTCCTGATTTTTATCCCGACGGTAGTCGTCTTCCTGTTCATGCAGCGGTATATTTTCTCCGGGGTGACCAGCGGCGCGGTCAAATGACGATGTCCCGTTTCGCGAACGTTCGGTCTATGTTATGATAACGAAAAATTTGGCAATTCGGCGAAAATCGACCGAGCGAAAGCAGGGATCAGGTGTCCAGCAAAGTCACGATGCAGCAAATTGCCGAACGGCTCGGCTTGTCCAAGTTCGCCGTGTCCAAGGCGCTGTCCGGGAAGTCCGGCGTCAGCGCGGATACGCGCGCCAAAATTATCGAGACGGCGACGCAGCTCGGCTATTTCGCGCAAAATCGAACGAGCCGGGCGCGCGGGCGTTCGGCGGCGGGCGGAGAACGGAAGGGAGAGACGGTCGTCGTGCTCATCCCGAACGTGCGGTATCAAACCCGGGGGTCGCGATATTGGGGGAAAATTATCGACGGCATCGACTTCGCTCTCGAAAAACGGAAATTAGGCATGATGCTGGCGACGGAGCAGGGCGAGGGTTCGCTGGCGCGGCTGATCAATCCGGAGGGCGTGCTCGGGCTGATCGGCGTCGGGCTGATTTCGGGCCAGCAGCTGCTGGAAGTCCGGAGCCTGCGCATCCCGTTCGTCCTCGTCGACCACGAAGATCCGCTCGTTCCGGCCGACGCGCTGTTCGCGAACAACGGCGAAGGCATGCGGCGGATCGTCGACTATTTGATCGGCGAAGGGCACCTCCGGCTGCAGTTTGTCGGAAACATCCGGTATTCGCGCAGCTTTGGCGAGCGGTGGCTCGGGTTTCGTTCGGCGCTCGAGGAGCGGGAAATCGGCGGCTTCCAGGAGCCGGAATTGCTTGCGCTCGCGGGCGAGAACCGGTCCGAGCTGACGGAAGCGCTGGAGCCGATCCTTCGCCGCATGCTCGGCGAAGGGACGCTGCCGACGGCGCTCGTTTGCGCCAACGATTCGCTCGCCATTTGCGCCATGACCGCGCTGATGAAGCTCGGCGCGAGCGTGCCCGCGGACTGCTCGGTGACGGGGTTCGACAACATCGAGGACGCCGCGCTCGCGCGGCCGCCGCTGACGACCGTTCACGTGGACAAGGAAGGGCTCGGCCGGCGGGCGGTGGAAGCGCTGCTGCGGCGGATCGAACGTCCGGGAGAACCGCGGGAGCGGATTTTGCTGACGGGAGACGTCGTGCTGCGGCAGTCGGCAACCGCCCGAACGGGGCGAAACCGCGCCGGCGCATTTAGCATAACCGACGACAATAAAAACAAATGCATTGCCTTTTATCCCCTCCCATTTTCTCTATAATGAGTAAATGTAAGCGATGCCATCTCGTTAAATGGAATCCAATGGAACTCAAATCGATTGTTGGGGGGAACAAACGTGAAAAAAGTTTCGCCGGTCATCCTGATGGTCATGCTCGCCGCCGCCTTGCTTGCCGCCTGCAGCGGAGGCGACAACGGCAACAACGGTTCGTCGCCGTCCGCCTCGCCGTCTCCTTCGGCTTCGGAATCCGCTTCCGCGTCGCCGAGCGCCAGCTCGGAGCCGTCAGCTTCCGCGTTGACGGGGAAAATCAAAGTGCTGTCGCACCGGACCGATCTCGTGAACGACGGCACGATGGACAAATACGCGGCCAAATTCAAGGAAAAATACCCCGGCGCCGAAATCGAGTTCGAGGCGCTCACCAACTACGCGACCGACATTAAAGTAAGGATTACGACCGGCGAAGCCGGCGACGTCAACATGCTGGACGGGGGAATGGCGACGAGCGAGCTTCCCAACTATTACGAGCCGCTGCCGGATTCCATGTTCGAGGACGTTTATTTTCCCGATATCCGTTCCCACGAGGGCAAGCGCTACGGCATCACGACCGGCGTGAACACGCAGGGAATCGTCTATAACAAGACCGCGTTCGCCAAGGCCGGCGTCGACAAAGTGCCGACGACGCTCGACGAGCTGTACGACGCGGCCGCGAAGCTGAAAGAGGCGGGCATCATTCCGCTGTACATGAACTTCGGCGCCCAGTGGCCGATGACGAACTGGGGAGAAAATTCCTACGCCTACGTCGCCGGCGACGCGAAATGGACCGACACGCTTATCGCCCAGGAGGCTCCGTTCACGGTGGACGGACCGTGGGGCAAGCTGATCCAGATCGCCAGAACGTTCGTCGAAAACGAGTGGGTGGAGAAAGATTTGTCCACAAACAATTGGGAGATGTCCAAAGGCGAGATTGCTTCCGGCAAGGCCGCGATGTATTTTCTCGGCAACTGGGTCATTCCGCAGGTCATCGGCGCGGGGGCGAAGTCCGAAGATATCGGCTTCTTTCCGCTCCCGTACGACAACGGCGGCACGTACAACGTTCCGCTCGGCGGGGACTATTTTATCGGCGTAAGCGAGGACAGCAAAAACAAGGAGCTGGCCATCGCCTGGGTCGAGTTCTTCGTCAAGGAATCCGGCTACGTGGAAGATTCCGGCTTCATGCCGATCGTCAAAAGCCAGGAGCCGAAAGTGCCGCAAATGGCCGAGTTCGCTTCGTTTAACCCGAACTATATCGAAAGCGAATTCACCGACCCGCGGTACAACGAAATCGCGAACAAGGCCGAAATCGCGCTCGGCACCGGCAGCGTGGATCAGGAGCTGGTGATGGCGAAGGATTTGCAAAAAGCGTTCGACGACTTGAACCAAAAGTGGGCGAAGGCGAAAAAAGAGCTGGGGTACTGATCGCCGATCGAAAATTGATGAGCCGGGACCAAAACGGGACGGGGCTGCCCTGCGGCGCCTCGTCCTTCTTTATCCGCGAAAGATCCGGACAAGCTCGCGGGGGCACGGGTACGCCGCTCGGGCTGTACCGAATATTTGTCCGGCGACATCTCGATCGTCGATGTGCCTGAGTCCGCACTCAGTTGAGTAAAAATTACCCATCTCGATCATCTATACGCCTGGAACGCACTCCAGTTGAGTAAAAATTGCCCATTTCGACCGTCGATGCACCTGAATCGCACTCAGTTGAGTAAAAATTACCCATCTCGCCCGGCCATGCGCAAACAGCCTCGCGCAGGCCGAGGACATAAGGACATGCGGCCGGGTTTTTCGGAAAGCTTGGCAACGTTCTAGCCCGATTCGGAAATGCAGCTTCGGCTCCCTC
Coding sequences within it:
- a CDS encoding ABC transporter substrate-binding protein; translation: MKKVSPVILMVMLAAALLAACSGGDNGNNGSSPSASPSPSASESASASPSASSEPSASALTGKIKVLSHRTDLVNDGTMDKYAAKFKEKYPGAEIEFEALTNYATDIKVRITTGEAGDVNMLDGGMATSELPNYYEPLPDSMFEDVYFPDIRSHEGKRYGITTGVNTQGIVYNKTAFAKAGVDKVPTTLDELYDAAAKLKEAGIIPLYMNFGAQWPMTNWGENSYAYVAGDAKWTDTLIAQEAPFTVDGPWGKLIQIARTFVENEWVEKDLSTNNWEMSKGEIASGKAAMYFLGNWVIPQVIGAGAKSEDIGFFPLPYDNGGTYNVPLGGDYFIGVSEDSKNKELAIAWVEFFVKESGYVEDSGFMPIVKSQEPKVPQMAEFASFNPNYIESEFTDPRYNEIANKAEIALGTGSVDQELVMAKDLQKAFDDLNQKWAKAKKELGY
- a CDS encoding carbohydrate ABC transporter permease; the protein is MFRMSYKKQRIAILFGFLTVPVLLCLTFSFYPAFSMLAYSFTDWSGVGWDMKWVGFANYAEIFSRPDIFGTFKNNAYYFVGGLVQTAVALYFAVILSGRLKGRNFFRASLFLPYVLHGTAIVIMFRALYHAEYGSLNLLLGEVGLAGWQRMWLGDPALVNVSLAFISVWKYMGLNMVIFIGALQSIPHDYYEAAKIDGASSWQTFRFVTFPSIRRVVELMMILTLTGALEAFEIPYIMMLGANDTSTFVISTLDMAFKFQKAGLASAMAIVLLIMVVLVIAAQRKLLFREEK
- a CDS encoding LacI family DNA-binding transcriptional regulator, producing MSSKVTMQQIAERLGLSKFAVSKALSGKSGVSADTRAKIIETATQLGYFAQNRTSRARGRSAAGGERKGETVVVLIPNVRYQTRGSRYWGKIIDGIDFALEKRKLGMMLATEQGEGSLARLINPEGVLGLIGVGLISGQQLLEVRSLRIPFVLVDHEDPLVPADALFANNGEGMRRIVDYLIGEGHLRLQFVGNIRYSRSFGERWLGFRSALEEREIGGFQEPELLALAGENRSELTEALEPILRRMLGEGTLPTALVCANDSLAICAMTALMKLGASVPADCSVTGFDNIEDAALARPPLTTVHVDKEGLGRRAVEALLRRIERPGEPRERILLTGDVVLRQSATARTGRNRAGAFSITDDNKNKCIAFYPLPFSL
- a CDS encoding carbohydrate ABC transporter permease; protein product: MVRTPAWIRALQYATLIVGLFIVFFPIYSVFVGSFKTQVEYYQSGLRLPESFLNFDNFAKVYEVGKLGLGFKNILIILVVAVAGNVLLGTMTAYALGRFEFKLRKPIMGMYLIAQIIPAITTQVATFSVIQALGAYNRLSAPILLYIGADVLQIVIYLQYINSIPKDLDESAMIEGASLFRIYRSIIFPLLGPATATLVILKTIQIYNDFYTPYLYMPSQKLRVVSTAIYSFVGPNAAQINVISAGILLIFIPTVVVFLFMQRYIFSGVTSGAVK